A genome region from Phaeobacter sp. A36a-5a includes the following:
- a CDS encoding EamA family transporter, which yields MTPFVIAIILSAALLHAIWNAIVKTAIDRTTTLGLVALGHVIPGAVMVATLPLPDVASLPYIGVSTVVHFGYFYMLGRAYHHGDLSVVYPIARGIVPALVSLWAMIFVGEILPAQAWVGIALIAGGIQLSSWKALRSGVGQSALWYALGTGFFISLYSLVDGIGVRLSGNTVSYWAWGAFLHVFVAAFVLLRKRATLPDVPAGVWALGIAGGLVSMCAYGLVLFAKNFAPLGAVSALRETSVIFAALIGFLILKEGNWKRRLGAAVLMAAGVALIGMAV from the coding sequence ATGACGCCATTTGTGATTGCCATCATTCTGTCGGCCGCGTTGCTGCACGCGATCTGGAATGCCATTGTAAAGACGGCGATCGACAGGACCACGACGCTGGGTTTGGTGGCTTTGGGGCACGTCATCCCCGGGGCGGTCATGGTGGCCACGCTACCTTTGCCGGATGTGGCAAGCCTGCCCTACATCGGCGTGTCGACGGTGGTGCATTTTGGGTATTTCTACATGCTCGGTCGCGCGTATCATCACGGCGACCTGAGCGTGGTCTATCCCATTGCGCGCGGCATTGTCCCAGCGTTGGTTTCGCTCTGGGCGATGATCTTTGTCGGGGAAATCCTGCCGGCGCAGGCCTGGGTGGGAATCGCGCTCATTGCTGGGGGGATTCAGCTTAGCAGTTGGAAGGCGCTGCGATCAGGGGTCGGGCAGAGCGCTTTGTGGTACGCGCTGGGCACCGGTTTTTTCATCTCACTATATTCGCTGGTTGACGGCATTGGCGTGCGTCTGTCTGGCAACACGGTCAGCTACTGGGCTTGGGGCGCGTTTCTCCATGTCTTTGTCGCGGCGTTTGTTCTTCTGCGGAAACGTGCAACACTGCCCGATGTGCCTGCCGGGGTCTGGGCTTTGGGGATCGCCGGCGGTCTGGTATCTATGTGCGCCTACGGGCTGGTTCTCTTTGCCAAGAACTTTGCGCCGCTGGGGGCTGTATCTGCCCTGCGGGAAACGTCGGTTATCTTTGCCGCGCTGATCGGGTTTCTGATCCTGAAAGAGGGCAACTGGAAACGGCGTCTTGGGGCGGCTGTGCTCATGGCGGCGGGGGTAGCGCTCATCGGCATGGCGGTTTGA
- a CDS encoding extracellular solute-binding protein: MTAKSNVTRRSILKSAGAAALAAPLYSKSALASSGEINILMWSDYLPPEFIAGFEGKTGIKVNYTGIGSNEEIINKMKATKGQGFDIVSPTNNRSLQWGPLELLKPFDLNKVNVDAVNPAMAKIGTDAWNFGDNGAHWLPHIWGTEGIAYRTDKWLPSGDAPSYGDVWSEENAGKTMGRAHSMMLGAGLYMEAAGEMEPGSIWAAYEDEDTMRKVWGQVTDWCVARKNRIKLIWNDADTQKNGLLNEGVVVGQTWDGPPLALKSAGEPVHYQAPVEGAMAWVDGMSMPVGAQNEEQVYAFIDYAYQQEPAGKAIDSHGYNSPVLKADDYSGDVYKKNFAEAYPGNSLANLNPWPAEAPWYADVRTEFVNKFKSA, encoded by the coding sequence ATGACTGCAAAGTCCAATGTAACCCGCCGCTCGATTCTGAAGAGCGCTGGTGCGGCAGCCCTGGCAGCGCCGCTCTATTCCAAGAGCGCACTGGCCTCCTCCGGCGAGATCAACATTCTGATGTGGTCCGACTATCTGCCACCTGAGTTCATCGCCGGGTTCGAGGGTAAGACCGGGATCAAGGTGAACTACACAGGTATCGGGTCGAACGAAGAAATCATCAACAAGATGAAAGCCACGAAGGGGCAAGGCTTCGACATCGTTTCGCCAACCAACAACCGCTCCTTGCAATGGGGGCCACTGGAACTTCTGAAGCCGTTTGATCTCAATAAGGTAAATGTTGACGCGGTGAACCCGGCGATGGCGAAGATTGGTACAGATGCCTGGAACTTTGGCGACAATGGCGCCCATTGGCTGCCGCATATCTGGGGCACTGAGGGAATTGCCTACCGGACTGACAAGTGGCTGCCATCCGGCGATGCGCCGTCTTACGGCGATGTCTGGAGTGAAGAGAACGCAGGCAAGACCATGGGCCGTGCCCATTCCATGATGCTGGGTGCGGGGCTCTACATGGAGGCCGCCGGCGAAATGGAACCTGGCTCGATCTGGGCGGCGTATGAAGATGAAGACACCATGCGCAAGGTCTGGGGGCAGGTCACCGACTGGTGTGTGGCGCGCAAAAACCGGATCAAGCTGATCTGGAACGATGCGGATACCCAGAAAAACGGCCTGCTGAACGAAGGTGTCGTTGTCGGGCAGACCTGGGATGGACCGCCGCTTGCGCTGAAATCCGCAGGTGAGCCTGTTCATTATCAGGCACCGGTCGAGGGGGCGATGGCCTGGGTTGACGGCATGTCGATGCCAGTCGGCGCCCAGAACGAAGAGCAGGTCTATGCCTTTATCGACTATGCTTACCAGCAGGAACCTGCGGGCAAGGCAATCGACAGCCATGGGTACAACTCGCCCGTGCTGAAAGCGGATGATTACTCCGGCGATGTCTATAAGAAGAACTTTGCCGAAGCCTATCCCGGCAACAGCCTTGCCAATCTCAACCCATGGCCGGCTGAAGCCCCCTGGTACGCAGACGTACGGACCGAATTCGTCAACAAGTTCAAGAGCGCCTGA
- a CDS encoding ABC transporter ATP-binding protein: protein MSAGVGVDLENLWIRFGDFVAVRDANVKINGGDFFSFLGPSGCGKTTILRAVSGFLEPSEGNVLIGGNNMRGIGPNKRPTALIFQNLALFPLMKVWENITFSMEINGASAKDRRKRADELLDMIALPGQGDKLPSELSGGQRQRVAIARALCAEPDVLLLDEPLSALDLKLRQHMRTELREIQQRVGITFIYITHDQGEALTMSDNIAVMRAGVIDQIGNGKAVYNDPATAFAASFVGENNVFRGKVKRVMGNEALIATNRSGNLVARISSANQGKMKEGDDAMMFIRPEAFALAPQGATGDHFVTAKVNHEEFEGNAFNIFMEGDGGKELKVSIPNLGQSFDDHTGQNITLEYETKNAVVVPAGELAAE from the coding sequence ATGAGTGCTGGGGTAGGCGTAGATCTTGAAAACCTCTGGATCCGCTTTGGAGATTTCGTCGCCGTGCGCGACGCAAATGTCAAAATCAACGGAGGCGATTTCTTTTCGTTCCTGGGCCCGTCTGGCTGTGGCAAGACGACAATCTTGCGCGCGGTTTCCGGTTTCCTGGAGCCAAGCGAAGGGAACGTCTTGATTGGCGGCAATAACATGCGCGGGATTGGCCCGAACAAGCGCCCGACCGCGCTGATCTTTCAGAACCTTGCGCTGTTCCCGCTGATGAAGGTCTGGGAAAACATCACCTTCTCCATGGAGATCAACGGCGCGTCGGCAAAGGATCGGCGCAAGCGCGCGGATGAGCTTCTGGACATGATTGCACTGCCGGGGCAGGGGGACAAACTGCCGTCGGAACTGTCTGGTGGTCAGCGTCAGCGGGTTGCCATCGCGCGCGCGCTCTGCGCTGAGCCGGATGTGCTCCTGCTGGATGAACCGCTGTCGGCACTTGATCTGAAGCTGCGTCAGCACATGCGGACCGAGCTACGCGAAATTCAGCAGCGGGTCGGCATTACGTTTATCTATATCACCCACGATCAGGGCGAGGCGCTGACCATGTCCGACAATATCGCCGTCATGCGCGCCGGCGTGATCGACCAGATCGGCAACGGCAAGGCGGTCTATAACGATCCTGCAACGGCCTTTGCCGCATCCTTTGTCGGGGAGAACAACGTGTTCCGCGGCAAGGTGAAGCGGGTAATGGGGAATGAAGCGCTCATAGCGACGAACCGGTCCGGTAATCTGGTCGCGCGGATTTCTTCTGCCAATCAGGGAAAGATGAAAGAGGGCGATGATGCAATGATGTTCATTCGCCCCGAAGCTTTTGCCCTGGCGCCGCAAGGGGCCACCGGTGATCATTTTGTGACCGCCAAGGTCAACCACGAGGAATTTGAAGGCAATGCCTTCAACATCTTCATGGAGGGAGACGGCGGTAAGGAGCTGAAGGTTTCCATCCCGAACCTTGGTCAGTCGTTCGACGATCACACAGGTCAAAACATCACCCTGGAATACGAGACGAAGAATGCCGTCGTCGTGCCCGCGGGTGAGCTGGCCGCAGAATAA
- a CDS encoding ABC transporter permease: MPRFLREFFNRNGYGLGSLMLGLVLFWTIGLIILPQLSMLDFSFRPNLPPPEIGGPKDVYTLENYKYLVFGPEGGSQDYNAVDLRVFFRTLVAAVCVTVFNLILCYPIAYYLAQTKGNHIRIFALMLIIPYWINEILRAFALRIIFGESGVLNTALVGMGVFDTPFDFIRNDIALYAGLGYAYILLMIFPIYNVIESLDRNQIEAARDMGASWAKIHQRVVIPYAKPGISSGCTMVFMLSAGALAAPQILGGPSSLWFTQLIYQQFNDNSDWPQGAAYAVVLLVTCILLVLAVMRLFKVNMGDIGK, from the coding sequence ATGCCAAGATTCCTGAGGGAATTCTTTAATCGCAACGGCTACGGACTGGGTTCGTTGATGCTTGGTCTCGTCCTGTTTTGGACTATCGGCCTCATCATTCTGCCGCAGCTGTCGATGCTCGACTTTTCATTCCGACCGAACCTGCCTCCACCAGAGATCGGCGGGCCAAAGGACGTCTATACGCTGGAGAACTACAAATATCTGGTCTTTGGCCCCGAGGGCGGTAGCCAAGACTACAATGCAGTTGATCTGCGGGTATTCTTCCGCACGCTCGTCGCTGCGGTCTGTGTCACGGTGTTCAACCTGATCCTTTGCTATCCGATCGCCTATTATCTCGCGCAGACCAAGGGCAATCACATCCGTATTTTTGCCCTGATGCTGATCATCCCCTATTGGATCAATGAAATCCTGCGGGCCTTTGCCCTGCGCATCATTTTCGGGGAAAGCGGTGTTCTGAACACGGCCCTCGTCGGGATGGGGGTTTTCGATACGCCGTTTGATTTCATTCGCAATGATATCGCGCTCTATGCAGGGCTTGGCTATGCCTACATCCTGTTGATGATCTTTCCGATCTATAACGTGATCGAAAGCCTGGATCGCAACCAGATCGAGGCCGCTCGAGACATGGGGGCCAGCTGGGCCAAGATCCACCAACGTGTTGTAATCCCCTATGCCAAACCAGGTATCAGCTCGGGGTGCACCATGGTGTTCATGCTCTCGGCGGGCGCTCTGGCGGCGCCGCAGATCCTGGGTGGCCCCTCGTCCTTGTGGTTCACGCAGTTGATCTACCAGCAGTTCAATGACAACTCCGACTGGCCGCAGGGTGCTGCCTATGCGGTGGTACTGCTTGTGACCTGTATCCTGTTGGTTCTGGCCGTCATGCGCCTGTTCAAGGTGAATATGGGAGATATCGGCAAATGA
- a CDS encoding ABC transporter permease yields MKNFSFLRLSVWFYLAIFFAYLLGPLVIMSVTAFNSPGFPQATPWECLTFEWFSALFQDERILNGIWNSILVGAGTVVLSVAMGLAGALMLTQIWPKLRATYYTVIIAPILIPGVVIGISTLVFWDRINRMVGLGADSFLSNGLFLTIIGQSTFIASYCMLVLVARLQRYDIALTEAALDLGATHAQAFRKVLLPFMKPAIASAAVLAFLASFENYNTTTFTFGEYPTLTIELAQKVRYGITPAISALAFIIVVLTVFAALFNEATIRRRELVAAARKDATVEELESGRLRLPGFLSSNWAALGLVGVACFTIVIVGTATVYSPAQCIAEVKEQKRLETELRIQELRQRRAEDAARRAAEEAENGSSDAGGATSEPSGSGGNSSGFGGVFDPNALGGGDSAAPEGEDESSAPASGGNSAFGGAFDPNALSGESTSDGN; encoded by the coding sequence ATGAAGAATTTCTCCTTTCTGCGCCTGAGCGTCTGGTTCTATCTGGCGATATTCTTCGCCTATCTTCTGGGGCCGCTGGTGATCATGTCGGTCACCGCCTTCAACTCGCCGGGCTTTCCGCAAGCCACGCCATGGGAGTGCCTGACATTCGAATGGTTCTCTGCCCTGTTCCAGGACGAGCGCATTCTGAATGGCATCTGGAATTCTATTCTGGTGGGCGCGGGCACGGTGGTGCTGTCGGTGGCAATGGGTCTGGCGGGCGCTTTGATGCTAACGCAGATCTGGCCGAAGCTCCGGGCGACCTATTACACCGTCATCATCGCACCGATCCTGATACCGGGCGTGGTGATCGGTATTTCGACGCTGGTGTTCTGGGATCGTATCAACCGTATGGTTGGTCTGGGGGCGGATAGTTTCCTGTCCAATGGGCTGTTCTTGACCATCATCGGCCAATCCACCTTCATCGCCAGCTATTGTATGCTGGTGCTGGTGGCGCGTCTGCAGCGTTACGACATCGCGCTGACTGAGGCGGCGCTTGACCTCGGGGCGACCCATGCGCAGGCGTTCCGCAAGGTTCTGTTGCCATTCATGAAACCGGCAATTGCGTCGGCGGCGGTTCTTGCCTTCCTTGCTAGTTTTGAGAACTACAACACCACTACTTTCACCTTCGGCGAATACCCGACCCTGACAATCGAACTGGCGCAAAAGGTGCGCTACGGTATCACTCCGGCGATCTCTGCTCTGGCATTTATCATCGTTGTGCTGACGGTTTTTGCGGCGCTGTTCAACGAGGCAACAATCCGTCGGCGTGAGTTGGTCGCGGCGGCCCGCAAGGACGCGACGGTAGAAGAGCTGGAAAGTGGCCGGCTGCGGCTGCCGGGGTTCCTCAGTTCGAACTGGGCGGCTCTTGGGCTGGTTGGGGTTGCCTGCTTCACCATTGTGATTGTCGGCACGGCGACTGTTTACAGCCCAGCTCAATGTATCGCCGAAGTGAAGGAGCAGAAACGTCTGGAAACCGAGCTGCGTATTCAGGAATTGCGTCAGCGCCGTGCCGAAGACGCTGCTCGCCGAGCAGCTGAAGAAGCCGAAAACGGGAGCTCTGATGCTGGAGGCGCAACATCTGAGCCATCTGGCAGCGGTGGTAATAGCTCTGGGTTTGGGGGGGTATTTGACCCCAATGCTTTGGGTGGCGGAGACAGCGCTGCCCCTGAAGGCGAAGACGAAAGCTCGGCACCGGCAAGCGGCGGAAACTCCGCCTTCGGTGGCGCGTTCGATCCCAATGCGCTCTCGGGTGAAAGCACGTCTGACGGCAACTGA
- a CDS encoding glycosyltransferase — MALSTDAEKQIFKAGNATRPFLAVLLFVIALALAAAMIIAVTQNVITEFKLARPLFQNSAPADNISQDWRRFLPQSDNLEGDGGNDQLDRDYASADIAGGSSCETQTGTARSASNNPSKVYAFVTADLEDVSNSVQRTCNTINVFVPEWLIISDKGVDWLQSGNQDFSTPYVVRTNPFGDSPIQPLIHVQASALSSEASGHWSNTAALAARQGWSGLCFDMRRLEVQNLQKALLHLDGVKGDFAAANLETCAVIAPDQIETLAYSSALPERVILPAIQNSYRLGIYEESPAPLDWFQSVLERARTTIPQDKLVIGLAAGGVHWTTGTSAPEFISYADAMSQADQYGAFAGYAPEKGHGLISYMDAGGERNMIWYLDAVSHYSQLLSVAEAGIDGVAIWGLGQEDPSIWPLLAQEDILSDEAFATLRDIDLNSFVSYRGTGPFLRFSETEVVGRRHVTRDSETLMVTDAITDPLPLPVIADRYGVLPDKSILLTFDDGPSQDHTQEILDILNAANVPATFFMVGNQMFEQKNVVNALAEAEFDFGLHTFSHPQLNRASPARVQVELALQSRIFSWLTGRTPVVFRAPYMRGPGPLEGDLARRLKTIIDQRYHLLGADIVPPDWRSLSPKQLVDYTLGALDGSGQVLLMHDGGGPRSSTISALRLLLPELKARGYQFLTLEQAMAGFGSPYETRQVASLEPFEALAFTGVGNSATWVAFVVPFAVLLGVIRALVLFIMAIRSRRADRMDLRHRTGDFSAPVTVVIPAYNEENSILKTIYSVLESDYPNLSVLVVDDGSTDSTYELVTKTYKGNPKVQILRQPNGGKWKASNLAFSHVTTDFVVAIDADTIVAPDAIRRLMQPLRNPKVGAVAGKIMVGNSNNLLTKLEKLEYTVAQNIDRRAYETINAIMVVPGAFGAWRTDAVRKCGYYSSQTLAEDTDLTISLLEKGYEVRAAERAYAYTEAPASVGTLMKQRMRWSIGILQSAWKHRGTIRQGHAVGLVGLTDLVVFGVIMPLLGPIIDLLLVLMLVRFVSSFDGTTFDAFTVRDYAVLAVFLALPLLEMIMADYAVRSEPSTPRAMVLLLLLNRFIYRQLLIINVYRSLWRILTGRLTGWHKLRRFGSVQAPVRPTVAARAHLS, encoded by the coding sequence ATGGCTCTTTCGACCGACGCGGAGAAGCAGATCTTCAAAGCTGGCAACGCAACCCGGCCGTTTCTGGCGGTCCTGTTGTTTGTGATTGCGCTCGCCCTGGCGGCGGCGATGATCATTGCCGTGACACAGAATGTGATCACCGAGTTCAAATTGGCGCGACCATTGTTTCAGAACAGCGCGCCTGCGGATAACATCAGCCAAGATTGGCGCCGTTTCCTGCCGCAGAGTGACAATCTGGAAGGCGATGGGGGCAATGATCAGCTCGACCGCGATTACGCCAGCGCGGATATTGCGGGCGGCAGTTCCTGCGAAACCCAAACAGGCACGGCACGCAGTGCGAGCAATAACCCCTCGAAAGTATACGCTTTTGTAACGGCGGACCTCGAAGACGTTTCCAACTCCGTTCAACGGACCTGCAACACGATCAATGTGTTTGTCCCCGAATGGCTGATCATCAGCGACAAAGGTGTCGACTGGTTGCAGTCCGGCAATCAGGATTTTAGTACGCCCTATGTCGTGCGGACCAATCCTTTTGGCGATAGTCCGATCCAGCCGCTGATCCATGTGCAGGCCAGCGCGCTCAGCAGCGAGGCGTCTGGTCACTGGTCTAATACCGCAGCGCTTGCGGCGCGGCAGGGGTGGTCCGGTCTGTGTTTTGATATGCGTCGGCTTGAGGTGCAAAACCTGCAAAAGGCTCTACTCCATCTCGATGGTGTGAAAGGGGACTTCGCGGCAGCAAACCTGGAAACCTGTGCAGTTATCGCGCCAGACCAGATCGAAACCCTTGCCTATAGCAGCGCATTGCCCGAGCGGGTGATCCTGCCCGCCATTCAGAACAGCTACCGTCTCGGGATCTACGAAGAATCGCCAGCTCCGCTTGATTGGTTCCAGTCCGTTCTCGAACGTGCGCGCACCACTATCCCACAGGATAAACTGGTGATTGGTCTCGCGGCTGGTGGTGTGCACTGGACCACTGGCACGAGTGCGCCGGAGTTTATCAGCTATGCAGATGCAATGTCCCAGGCCGACCAATATGGCGCCTTCGCGGGCTATGCACCCGAAAAAGGTCACGGGCTGATCTCCTATATGGACGCTGGTGGCGAGCGAAACATGATCTGGTATCTGGATGCCGTAAGCCACTACAGCCAGTTGCTGAGTGTCGCAGAAGCTGGCATCGACGGTGTTGCGATCTGGGGGCTGGGGCAAGAGGATCCCTCCATTTGGCCTCTGCTCGCCCAGGAAGATATCCTGTCGGACGAAGCCTTTGCCACATTGCGTGATATCGATCTGAACAGCTTTGTCTCGTATCGTGGCACCGGCCCATTTCTGCGGTTCAGCGAAACCGAAGTCGTCGGCCGTCGCCACGTGACCCGCGATTCCGAAACGCTCATGGTCACCGATGCGATCACCGATCCGCTGCCCTTGCCGGTCATCGCGGACCGCTACGGGGTCTTGCCAGACAAATCCATTCTCCTGACCTTTGATGACGGGCCGTCGCAGGACCACACGCAGGAGATCCTCGATATCCTGAATGCCGCCAACGTCCCTGCGACGTTCTTCATGGTCGGCAATCAGATGTTTGAGCAAAAGAACGTCGTCAACGCACTCGCCGAAGCCGAATTCGACTTCGGGCTGCACACCTTCTCTCACCCGCAGCTCAATCGCGCCTCCCCTGCGCGGGTGCAGGTTGAACTGGCTTTGCAGTCAAGGATCTTTTCCTGGCTGACCGGCCGCACACCAGTTGTTTTCCGCGCGCCCTATATGCGTGGTCCCGGACCGCTGGAGGGCGATCTGGCGCGGCGGCTGAAGACCATTATCGATCAACGTTATCACCTCCTGGGTGCCGATATCGTGCCACCGGATTGGCGCAGCCTGAGCCCGAAGCAACTGGTAGACTACACTCTGGGAGCCTTGGACGGCAGCGGTCAGGTGCTGCTCATGCACGATGGCGGAGGTCCGCGCAGCAGTACCATCAGCGCTCTACGCCTGTTGCTGCCCGAGCTGAAAGCGCGCGGCTATCAGTTTCTGACGCTGGAACAGGCAATGGCGGGGTTTGGAAGCCCCTACGAGACGCGGCAGGTCGCCAGCCTTGAACCCTTCGAAGCGCTGGCCTTTACAGGTGTGGGCAACAGCGCCACGTGGGTGGCATTTGTGGTTCCATTTGCAGTGCTTCTCGGGGTCATCCGCGCTCTTGTCCTGTTCATAATGGCGATCCGGTCCCGCCGTGCGGACCGCATGGATCTACGCCACCGGACAGGTGATTTTTCCGCCCCGGTGACGGTGGTGATCCCAGCCTATAACGAAGAGAATAGCATCCTGAAGACGATCTACAGCGTGCTGGAGTCAGACTACCCCAACCTATCAGTGCTGGTGGTGGATGACGGGTCGACGGACTCCACCTATGAGCTGGTGACAAAGACCTACAAAGGCAACCCGAAGGTACAGATCCTGCGTCAGCCCAATGGCGGCAAGTGGAAAGCATCCAATCTCGCCTTCTCGCATGTCACCACCGACTTTGTCGTTGCGATTGATGCCGATACCATCGTCGCGCCGGATGCTATCCGCCGTCTGATGCAGCCCTTGCGCAACCCCAAAGTTGGTGCAGTGGCTGGCAAAATCATGGTCGGCAACTCTAACAACCTTCTGACAAAGCTGGAAAAGCTTGAGTATACGGTCGCCCAGAACATCGACCGCCGCGCCTATGAAACGATCAATGCGATCATGGTTGTACCCGGTGCATTTGGCGCCTGGCGAACCGACGCTGTGCGCAAATGTGGCTACTACAGCAGCCAGACGCTGGCAGAAGACACCGATCTGACCATCTCACTCCTCGAAAAGGGGTATGAGGTCCGTGCCGCGGAGCGTGCATATGCCTACACCGAGGCGCCCGCATCCGTCGGAACGCTGATGAAACAGCGGATGCGCTGGTCGATCGGGATCCTGCAATCCGCATGGAAACATCGCGGCACCATCCGTCAGGGCCATGCTGTCGGCTTGGTCGGGCTTACGGATCTGGTTGTCTTCGGAGTGATCATGCCGCTTCTTGGCCCGATCATCGACCTGTTGCTGGTGCTCATGTTGGTGCGGTTCGTGTCCAGCTTTGACGGCACCACCTTTGACGCCTTCACCGTTCGTGATTATGCCGTGCTCGCCGTTTTCCTTGCGCTACCGCTGCTGGAAATGATCATGGCTGATTATGCCGTACGGTCCGAGCCATCGACCCCGCGTGCCATGGTGCTGCTGTTGTTGTTGAACCGCTTCATTTATCGCCAATTGCTGATCATCAATGTCTATCGCTCGCTGTGGCGGATCCTGACAGGGCGGTTGACGGGGTGGCACAAACTACGTCGATTTGGATCCGTTCAGGCGCCGGTCCGGCCAACAGTTGCAGCCCGGGCGCATCTCAGCTGA